GAACAGGTGTTGGCTCGATATACTTTCCGAAGTAACCTAAGCCTCTCTTTTTGAATCCAGCGTAAAAATACGCGATGGAAACCAACAGCGACAAAGCAACTGTTGTGTTGATATCGTTTGTCGGTGCCGCGAGTTCACCCTCAGGGAGCTGAATCAGCTTCCAAGGAATCAACGCACCGGACCAGTTACAAACAAAGATGAACAGGAATAGCGTACCAATGAACGGAACCCAAGGCCGATAGTCCTTCTCACCCAACTGGTTTTTGGCCAAGTCACGGACAAACTCCAGCGCATATTCCATCAGGTTTTGAATCCCTTTGGGAATTTGCTGGGGGTTGCGACTTGCCAAGAAGCCAGCAATCAACAAAACGGCCATGACAAACCAAGTTGTCATGAACACCTGCCCATGCACCTTCAGACCGCCTAGATGCCAGTAGAAGTGTTGACCCACTTCTAAGCTGGCCAGCGTCAATGATTTGGGTGC
The nucleotide sequence above comes from Romeriopsis navalis LEGE 11480. Encoded proteins:
- the atpB gene encoding F0F1 ATP synthase subunit A yields the protein MLNFLDAPKSLTLASLEVGQHFYWHLGGLKVHGQVFMTTWFVMAVLLIAGFLASRNPQQIPKGIQNLMEYALEFVRDLAKNQLGEKDYRPWVPFIGTLFLFIFVCNWSGALIPWKLIQLPEGELAAPTNDINTTVALSLLVSIAYFYAGFKKRGLGYFGKYIEPTPVLLPIAILEDFTKPLSLSFRLFGNILADELVVGVLVLLVPLIVPLPVMLLGLFTSAIQALVFATLAGAYIHEAIEGHGEEHEEHA